The segment CGCCTCCGGCCGGGCGCTCGTGCGGTACGCCAAGCAGCGCGCCGTCGCCCAGCCCGAGAACGCGGCCCTGCTCCTCTCCCTCGGCGACGGCACCGCCGACGGCATCGAAGGCCAGCACATCAGCGCCGCCGCCCGTGGCGGCGACAAGGTCGCCGTCGACTCCTTCCGCGAACTCGCCCGCTGGGCCGGCGCCGGCCTCGCCGACCTCGCCTCCCTCTTCGACCCCTCCGCCTTCATCGTCGGCGGCGGCGTCTCCGACGAGGGCGAGCTCGTCCTCGAACCCATCCGCAAGTCCTTCCGCCGCTGGCTCGTCGGCGGCCAGTACCGTCCCCACGCCCAGGTCCTCGCCGCCCAGCTCGGCGGCAAGGCCGGCCTCGTAGGCGCGGCAGACCTGGCCCGCCAAGGGTAATTTCAGCCCGTCCGGCGTTTGAGGACCGGGGGTCCGGGGGCGGAGCCCCGGTTTCGGGGAGGGGCGGGGTGGGGGACAAACCCTGCGTGCTGCCAGACCTGCCCGCGTCCCGCTCGGAGCGCGACGGCTCCGCCGTCATCCGCGTGCTGAGCTACAACGTCCGCTCCCTGCGCGACGACGAGGCCGCCCTCGCCCGCGTGATCCGCGCCTGCGCGCCGGACCTCGCGCTCATTCAGGAGGCGCCGCGCTTCTTCCGATGGCGTAAGGCCGCGGCCCGCCTGGCGCGCAACACCGAGTTGGTGTGGGTGACGGGCGGGGCCACGACGACCGGCCCGATGATCCTCTCCTCGCTCCGGGTGCACGTGGAGCGGGCCGAGGATCTGCTGCTGCCGCACCACCCCCCGCTGCACCGGCGGGGGGTGGCCACCGCCGTCGTCCGGGTCGGCGGGGCCCGGCTCTCCGTGCTGAGCTGCCATCTCAGCCTCTCCGCCCAAGAACGTCATGCGCAGGCCGGACTGCTCCTCGACCGCCTCGCCGCGATGGGCGAACCGCATGCCGTGGTCGGCGGCGACCTCAACGACCGCCCGGACGGCCGGGCCTTCCGCCGCCTCACCGCATCACTCCGGGACGGCTGGGCCATGAAGCCGTGGGGCGGCGAATACACCTCCGTCCCGGAGCGGCCGCACCAGCGCATCGACGCGGTCCTCACGACACCGGGGATCGAGGTGCTGGGGTGCGGGGTCCCGGCGGGGCTGCCCGGCATCACGGACGCGGACCTGAGGGCGGCGACGGATCACTTGCCAGTGCTGGCCGCGTTGCGCGTGCCGCCCGCTGAAGGCTGACGGTGGCGGGGGTGCGTTGGCGGCCCCGCGTCCGTGGCCGGTTTGTGCCCACCCGTTCCGCCGTGCGGAACGCCTGCCCACCAACCGGTTATACGACCGCGCCGCCGCCTGGGAGGTCGTCGTCCTCGTCGCCGCCGGGGCGCATGCGGGCGACGAGCGTGGCGAAGCCGCCGAGGAAGCCGCCGATGCCGACGGTGATGGCCCACCAGGGCATTTCCTCCTGGAGGAGGATGTAGGCGAAGATCAGCGCGGGCCCGCCGAGGACGGCGAGCCAGGCGAACTTGGTGGTGGCGTCGGCCTGGGGGAGCGGGGGCGGCTCGGGGGGCTCGAAGTGGCCCTCGTCCTCCTCCTCGATCTCGAAATCGCGGGGACCGGCGATGACGGGGTGGATGACGATGCTCCGGGTCGCCGCCGGAGGCGGTTCCTCTGCGGCCGCCTCAGCCTCCTCGGGCTCCTCGGCGTCCTCCTCGCCCCGTACGTCCGCGTCGATGTCCTCCGCCGCCGGCCAGGAGCCCGTACCGGGCTCCGGCTCGGCGTCGAAGCCGGCGACGATCTCGGCCCAGGCGGCGTCCTCGTCGACCGGATCGGGCCCGTCTTCGCGCTCAGCCACTGGGCGCTTCCTCCTTCGTGAGCCGCTGGACGAATCCGTACGACTCCTCGAAGATCTGCTCGGCGTCATGGTCCAGGGTCGCGACGTGGTAGCTGCGCTCAAGGACCCGCTCCGTCACATCGGCGGAGGAGACCCGGCCCAGCACGATCGCCGAGTTCGAGGGGTGCACGACATGGTCGACGCGGCTGTGCAGAAGCAGCAGCGGCTGTGTGACCTGCGGCAGTTCGGCCCGTACGAGCTTCCAGAAGCGGCTCAGGGAGTAGACCGCGTGCAGCGGGGTGCGGTCGTAACCGGTCTCCGTCACGCCTTCCTTCGCTATGTCGCTGGCGATGCCCGGCACGGACGGCACGAGGTGCCGGAGCACCGGCACGGCCTTGATCGGGATGCCGTCGGCCTTCACCGAGGGGTTGACCAGGACGATGCCGCTGATCGCGTCGCCGTGCTGGGCGGCGAGGTGCAGGGTGAGAGCCCCGCCCATGGACATGCCGAAGACGAAGACCTG is part of the Streptomyces sp. NBC_01262 genome and harbors:
- a CDS encoding endonuclease/exonuclease/phosphatase family protein, giving the protein MLPDLPASRSERDGSAVIRVLSYNVRSLRDDEAALARVIRACAPDLALIQEAPRFFRWRKAAARLARNTELVWVTGGATTTGPMILSSLRVHVERAEDLLLPHHPPLHRRGVATAVVRVGGARLSVLSCHLSLSAQERHAQAGLLLDRLAAMGEPHAVVGGDLNDRPDGRAFRRLTASLRDGWAMKPWGGEYTSVPERPHQRIDAVLTTPGIEVLGCGVPAGLPGITDADLRAATDHLPVLAALRVPPAEG
- a CDS encoding alpha/beta hydrolase; this translates as MPLMPGAEPFRHDGGEIGVLLCHGFTGTPQSLRPWADHLAALGLTVSVPLLPGHGTRWQDMQLTGWQDWYAEVDRELRSLTAACSQVFVFGMSMGGALTLHLAAQHGDAISGIVLVNPSVKADGIPIKAVPVLRHLVPSVPGIASDIAKEGVTETGYDRTPLHAVYSLSRFWKLVRAELPQVTQPLLLLHSRVDHVVHPSNSAIVLGRVSSADVTERVLERSYHVATLDHDAEQIFEESYGFVQRLTKEEAPSG